The following are encoded together in the Brassica napus cultivar Da-Ae chromosome A9, Da-Ae, whole genome shotgun sequence genome:
- the LOC106391295 gene encoding protein CHROMATIN REMODELING 19, protein MKRDFDEISEEEWQQHSFNASRVLKQPRAPKTTTTTTTPPPPRPSPPIESFAYRRPSKAIESDDDCVVVEDSGESDSDVKIVNGGDDLLLDDEEEEAKVVVVRRARVGRRFVIEDEEGSEEDEVEVEEVSSSEGEGEDGGGGDGDEDVVGKALQKCAKISADLRKELYGSSSGVTTCDRYSEVESSTVRIVTQTDIDEACKAEDSDFQPILKPYQLVGVNFLLLLYKKGIEGAILADEMGLGKTIQAITYLTLLNHLNNDPGPHLVVCPASVLENWERELRKWCPSFTVLQYHGAARAAYSRELNSLSKAGKPPPFNVLLVCYSLFERHSEQQKDDRKVLKRWRWSCVLMDEAHALKDKNSYRWKNLMSVARNANQRLMLTGTPLQNDLHELWSLLEFMLPDIFTTENVDLKKLLNAEDTELITRMKSILGPFILRRLKSDVMQQLVPKIQRVEYVHMEKKQEDTYKEAIEDYRAASQARVLKLSSKSLAKALPKRQISNYFTQFRKIANHPLLIRRIYSDEDVIRIARKLHPIGAFGFECSLERVIEEVKSYNDFRIHQLLLQYGVNNTKGTLSEKHVMLSAKCRTLAELLPSMKKSGNRVLIFSQWTSMLDILEWTLDVIGVTYRRLDGSTQVTDRQTIVDTFNNDKSIFACLLSTRAGGQGLNLTGADTVIIHDMDFNPQIDRQAEDRCHRIGQTKPVTIFRLVTKSTVDENIYEIAKRKLVLDAAVLESGVHVDDNGDTPEKTMGEILASLLMA, encoded by the exons ATGAAACGCGATTTCGACGAAATCTCCGAGGAGGAGTGGCAGCAGCACTCGTTCAACGCTTCGCGAGTTCTCAAACAGCCACGTGCTCCCAAGacaacgacgacgacgacgactcctcctcctcctcgtccGTCGCCTCCGATTGAGTCTTTCGCCTACAGGAGGCCGTCGAAGGCGATTGAGAGCGATGACGACTGTGTGGTGGTGGAGGATTCAGGAGAATCGGATTCGGATGTGAAGATTGTGAACGGAGGAGATGATTTGTTGTTGGATGATGAGGAGGAAGAGGCCAAGGTTGTGGTGGTGCGACGTGCGCGAGTTGGTAGGAGGTTTGTGATTGAAGACGAGGAAGGGAGTGAGGAGGAtgaggttgaggttgaggagGTTAGTTCTAGTGAAGGTGAAGGTGAagatggtggtggaggagacggAGATGAGGATGTGGTTGGGAAGGCGTTGCAGAAGTGTGCTAAGATCTCAGCGGATCTTAGGAAGGAGCTTTATGGTAGCTCTTCTGGGGTTACTACTTGTGATAGGTACTCTGAAGTCGAGTCTTCTACTGTGAGGATTGTCACTCAG ACTGATATTGATGAAGCTTGTAAAGCAGAGGATTCTGATTTTCAGCCTATACTAAAGCCCTACCAGTTAGTTGGTGTTAATTTCCTTCTTCTCTTGTATAAGAAGGGAATTGAAGGAG CCATTCTAGCCGATGAGATGGGTCTTGGAAAGACTATTCAG GCAATCACATATTTAACCCTCCTAAATCACTTGAACAATGACCCTGGTCCTCATTTGGTTGTATGCCCTGCCTCTGTCCTGGAAAACTGGGAGAGAGAGCTCAGAAAGTGGTGTCCATCATTTACTGTACTTCAGTATCACGGGGCTGCGAGAGCAGCCTACTCTAGAGAATTGAATTCTCTGTCAAAAGCTGGGAAGCCGCCACCATTCAATGTACTTCTTGTGTGTTATTCTTTGTTTGAGCGGCATAG TGAACAACAGAAAGATGACCGGAAGGTATTGAAACGGTGGCGTTGGAGCTGTGTTTTGATGGATGAAGCCCATGCTTTAAAGGATAAGAACAGTTATAGGTGGAAAAACCTGATGTCTGTGGCCAGAAACGCTAACCAGCGTCTTATGCTTACAGGAACGCCTCTACAAAATGATTTGCAT GAACTATGGTCGCTTCTGGAGTTCATGTTACCCGATATATTTACTACAGAGAATGTTGACTTGAAGAAGCTGTTGAACGCAGAAGACACCGAGTTGATTACTCGAATGAAATCTATTCTTGGTCCTTTCATCTTGAGGCGTTTGAAATCTGATGTCATGCAGCAACTTGTTCCAAAGATACAGCGG GTTGAGTATGTCCATATGGAGAAAAAACAGGAAGATACATATAAAGAAGCCATAGAGGACTATCGTGCTGCTTCTCAAGCACGGGTTTTGAAGCTATCATCAAAATCCTTAGCCAAGGCACTTCCAAAGCGGCAAATTTCAAACTATTTTACTCAATTTCGGAAG ATTGCAAATCATCCATTGTTAATTAGGAGAATATACAGCGATGAAGATGTCATTCGCATCGCGAGGAAGTTGCACCCAATTGGTGCGTTTGGATTTGAGTGCTCCTTGGAAAGAGTCATTGAAGAAGTTAAGAGTTACAACGATTTTCGTATACACCAG cTATTGCTCCAATATGGAGTCAACAATACCAAAGGAACTCTGTCAGAAAAACATGTTATGCTCTCAGCAAAATGTCGG ACATTAGCTGAGCTTCTTCCTTCAATGAAGAAATCCGGCAATCGTGTTCTAATATTCAGTCAATGGACATCGATGCTCGATATCTTGGAATGGACACTGGATGTTATAGGCGTTACATACCGAAGACTTGATGGCAG TACTCAAGTCACAGATAGACAAACTATAGTGGACACATTCAACAACGATAAGTCGATATTTGCTTGTCTGTTGTCAACTCGAGCAGGCGGACAAGGTCTGAATTTAACGGGAGCAGATACAGTGATTATTCACGATATGGATTTTAATCCACAGATTGATCGGCAAGCTGAAGATCGATGCCATCGTATCGGTCAAACCAAACCAGTCACTATCTTCAG ACTGGTGACGAAGTCAACGGTTGATGAGAACATCTACGAGATAGCAAAGCGGAAACTTGTACTTGATGCGGCGGTTCTAGAGTCGGGAGTTCATGTAGATGACAACGGAGACACGCCTGAGAAAACCATGGGAGAGATTCTCGCTTCTCTTCTCATGGCATAA
- the LOC106394443 gene encoding defensin-like protein 1, translating to MKLSLRLISAVLLMIMIFVASGMGPVTVEARTCESKSHKFRGPCVSRHNCANVCHNEGFHGGKCRGFRRRCYCTRHC from the exons ATGAAGCTTTCTTTGCGTTTGATCTCAGCTGTTCTCCTCATGATCATGATATTCGTTGCTTCAG GGATGGGTCCAGTAACCGTGGAGGCACGCACGTGTGAGTCGAAGAGCCATAAGTTCAGGGGTCCTTGTGTGAGCAGACACAACTGCGCAAACGTGTGCCACAACGAAGGTTTTCATGGAGGTAAATGCCGTGGGTTCCGTCGTCGTTGCTACTGCACCAGACATTGCTGA